One Huiozyma naganishii CBS 8797 chromosome 4, complete genome genomic region harbors:
- the ICL2 gene encoding methylisocitrate lyase ICL2 (similar to Saccharomyces cerevisiae ICL2 (YPR006C); ancestral locus Anc_8.103) — protein sequence MVKQLLARRAYRVRPRYFSQESNPGRRIARDVKEVEQWWKSDRFQDVKRPYTALDVVKHRGSLPTDVTKYPSSFQATKLHSLINEKFAAKQPLHTLGVIDPVQMSQLARCKDIQVSYVSGWACSSTMVGSTNEVSPDFGDYPYDTVPNQVERIFKAQQLHDRKAVLESIETGGELVDYMKPIIADADMGHGGPTTVMKLAKLFAEKGAAAIHLEDQLVGGKRCGHLSGATLVPTSTHLSRLIATRLQWDIMGTENLIIARTDSCNSKLISSNIDQRDHSFIQGIVNGESLPWADLLSDMEGQGASKDTIASAELEWYESNPLYTFNEALQLQMTQEEYKRYVDMMDRVKMGKQKTFLSISEQEAIAKQVAPTKRINFNWDKPRSKEGYYMFKGCMEAALQRSLAFAPYADMLWLETKTPDLEQARFFSNHLHGEIPEAKLVYNLSPSFNWMAHGFTNETLQSFIWDLAREGFVLQLVSLAGLHVDGVSFWELASKFQTQGMRAYTEVVQQREKTLHCDLLTHQRWSGAEYIDSLMKVVQNGSSSQTLSTSGDSFTEKQF from the coding sequence ATGGTGAAACAACTCTTAGCTAGGAGAGCATACCGCGTTAGACCTAGGTACTTTTCACAAGAGTCTAATCCGGGGAGGAGAATTGCACGGGATGTCAAGGAAGTGGAACAGTGGTGGAAATCGGACAGATTTCAAGACGTGAAAAGACCGTACACGGCACTCGACGTCGTTAAGCACCGCGGTTCTTTACCCACTGACGTTACAAAATACCCTTCCTCCTTCCAAGCCACCAAGCTACACAGTCTGATCAATGAGAAATTTGCCGCTAAGCAACCGTTGCACACTTTAGGGGTGATAGACCCAGTTCAGATGTCGCAACTAGCCAGATGTAAGGATATTCAAGTATCGTACGTGTCAGGTTGGGCGTGCTCCTCTACAATGGTTGGTTCCACAAACGAAGTCTCCCCCGATTTTGGGGACTACCCTTACGATACTGTCCCCAATCAGGTGGAAAGAATTTTCAAAGCTCAACAGTTGCATGACCGTAAAGCCGTCTTAGAGTCTATAGAGACGGGGGGAGAGCTGGTTGACTACATGAAACCAATAATCGCAGACGCGGATATGGGTCATGGTGGTCCCACTACAGTGATGAAATTGGCCAAACTGTTTGCAGAGAAGGGTGCTGCAGCTATCCACTTAGAGGACCAGTTGGTTGGTGGTAAGCGTTGTGGTCACCTAAGTGGCGCCACGCTTGTCCCCACTTCAACGCACTTATCGAGACTCATCGCTACAAGACTACAATGGGATATTATGGGGACTGAAAATTTGATAATTGCAAGAACGGATTCTTGTAACAGTAAATTGATAAGCAGTAATATCGATCAAAGAGACCACTCTTTCATCCAGGGGATTGTAAATGGAGAGAGCCTGCCATGGGCAGATTTATTATCAGATATGGAGGGTCAGGGTGCCTCTAAGGATACGATTGCTTCGGCAGAACTTGAATGGTACGAGTCCAACCCACTGTACACTTTCAACGAGGCGTTACAACTTCAAATGACTCAAGAGGAGTACAAGAGGTACGTTGATATGATGGACCGTGTGAAAATGGGGAAACAAAAGACTTTTTTGAGTATTAGTGAACAGGAAGCAATTGCCAAGCAGGTTGCCCCCACAAAAAGAATAAATTTCAATTGGGATAAACCACGGTCCAAGGAAGGGTACTACATGTTCAAAGGGTGTATGGAGGCCGCTTTGCAAAGATCGTTGGCGTTTGCCCCCTATGCGGACATGCTATGGTTGGAGACGAAAACACCGGATTTGGAACAGGCCCGGTTTTTCAGTAACCATCTCCACGGGGAGATACCGGAGGCCAAATTAGTGTACAACCTTTCCCCCAGTTTCAACTGGATGGCCCACGGGTTTACCAACGAAACACTACAAAGTTTTATCTGGGATTTGGCAAGGGAAGGGTTTGTACTCCAGCTAGTATCCCTGGCAGGGTTACACGTGGACGGTGTATCCTTCTGGGAATTGGCAAGCAAATTCCAGACTCAGGGGATGCGCGCGTACACAGAAGTGGTCcaacagagagagaaaacCCTCCACTGCGATTTGCTAACGCACCAACGTTGGTCTGGAGCAGAGTACATCGACTCGTTAATGAAAGTGGTACAGAACGGGTCATCTTCCCAAACGCTGAGTACGTCTGGAGACAGCTTCACAGAAAAGCAATTTTGA